A region of Diceros bicornis minor isolate mBicDic1 chromosome 31, mDicBic1.mat.cur, whole genome shotgun sequence DNA encodes the following proteins:
- the YPEL4 gene encoding protein yippee-like 4, translating into MPSCDPGPGPACLPTKTFRSYLPRCHRTYSCVHCRAHLAKHDELISKSFQGSHGRAYLFNSVVNVGCGPAEQRLLLTGLHSVADIFCESCKTTLGWKYEQAFETSQKYKEGKYIIEMSHMVKDNGWD; encoded by the exons ATGCCCAGTTGTGaccctggcccaggccctgcctgcctccccaccAAGACGTTCCGCAGCTACCTGCCCCGCTGCCACCGCACGTACAGCTGCGTCCACTGCCGCGCACACCTGGCCAAACATGATGAGCTCATTTCCAAG TCCTTCCAAGGGAGCCATGGCCGAGCCTACCTGTTTAACTCCGT GGTCAACGTGGGCTGTGGGCCAGCTGAACAGCGCCTCCTGCTCACGGGGCTGCACTCAGTAGCTGATATTTTCTGCGAAAGCTGCAAAACTACACTGGGTTGGAAATAT GAACAAGCTTTTGAGACGAGCCAGAAGTACAAGGAAGGGAAGTACATCATCGAAATGTCACACATGGTGAAGGACAACGGCTGGGACTGA